A segment of the Cohnella algarum genome:
CGAACACCGTTTCGTGGATCGAGGTCGGCGGCTTGTTCGCTTCCTGCGCGAAGACGATATCTTCGGGCGTCGACCCGATTTCGTCGGCGACCTCGCCGATCGTCGGCTGGCGACCGAGCCGCTTGGACAGCTCGTCCTTCGCCTTGCGGATACGGTTCGCCATCTCCTTCAGCGACCGGCTCACCTTCAGCGTCCCGTCGTCCCGCAAAAATCGCTGGATTTCCCCGATGATCATCGGCACGGCGTACGTCGAAAACTTGACGTCATACCCGAGATCGAACTTGTCGACCGATTTCAGCAGGCCGATGCACCCGATTTGAAACAGATCCTCGGAATCGTACCCCCGTCCGGAAAACCGCTGAACGACGGACCAGACGAGCCGAATATTGTTTGACACCAG
Coding sequences within it:
- the sigF gene encoding RNA polymerase sporulation sigma factor SigF; amino-acid sequence: MELEAKRTSPPGYLDDAEVKRLIALSQSGDSAARETLVSNNIRLVWSVVQRFSGRGYDSEDLFQIGCIGLLKSVDKFDLGYDVKFSTYAVPMIIGEIQRFLRDDGTLKVSRSLKEMANRIRKAKDELSKRLGRQPTIGEVADEIGSTPEDIVFAQEANKPPTSIHETVFENDGDPITLMDQIADESQEKWFDKMALTQAIQSLSDRERLIVFLRYFRDQTQSEVASRLGISQVQVSRLEKKILQNIKNQIAQ